A stretch of Rhinoderma darwinii isolate aRhiDar2 chromosome 4, aRhiDar2.hap1, whole genome shotgun sequence DNA encodes these proteins:
- the MOCS1 gene encoding molybdenum cofactor biosynthesis protein 1 isoform X4 — MAASGGRVCGLLRGKYLQIRPWGVCRRSCVSGAPAVEVPNNVQGLSPSADRKSFIRDHALPFSAFLTDGFGRQHSYLRISLTEKCNLRCQYCMPEDGVKLTPKSELLTAQEILTVARLFVQEGVDKIRLTGGEPLIRPDVVDIIAQLRKLEGLKTIALTTNGINLARLLPKLKEGGLDVLNISLDTLVPAKFEFIVRRKGFHKVLEGIHRAVELGYNPVKVNCVVMRGLNEDELTDFVALTEKQPLEVRFIEYMPFDGNKWNFKKMVSYQEMLDTIRQKWPELEQVPTEITSTSKAYKVPGFQGQIGFITSMSDHFCGSCNRLRITADGNLKVCLFGNAEVSLRDWLRTGASEEELVQVIGAAVGRKKKQHAGMFSISQMKNRPMILIGG, encoded by the exons ATGGCAGCGAGCGGAGGACGGGTGTGCGGGCTGCTGCGGGGCAAGTATCTCCAGATCAGACCCTGGGGAGTCTGCAGGAGAAGCTGCGTGTCCGGAGCGCCAGCGGTGGAGGTGCCCAACAATGTGCAG ggcCTGTCCCCAAGCGCAGACAGAAAAAGCTTCATCCGAGATCACGCGCTGCCCTTCTCCGCCTTCCTCACAGACGGCTTTGGCCGCCAGCACAGTTACCTGAGGATCTCGCTGACTGAGAAGTGTAACCTGCGAT GTCAGTATTGTATGCCAGAAGACGGCGTGAAGCTGACGCCAAAGAGTGAACTTCTCACCGCTCAGGAGATCCTCACCGTGGCCAGACTGTTTGTACAGGAAGGAGTGGACAAAATCCGTCTGACCGGTGGGGAGCCGCTCATCcgaccagacgtggtggatatCATAG CACAACTGAGGAAGCTGGAAGGGTTAAAAACAATCGCGCTGACGACAAATGGCATTAACCTGGcgcggctgttacccaaactgaaGGAGGGCGGACTGGACGTGCTGAACATCAGCCTGGATACGCTGGTGCCCGCCAAGTTCGAGTTCATCGTGCGCAGGAAAG GTTTTCATAAAGTCCTGgagggcattcaccgtgcggtggAGCTGGGTTACAATCCTGTGAAG GTCAACTGTGTGGTCATGAGAGGGTTAAATGAAGATGAGCTCACGGACTTTGTTGCGCTGACGGAGAAGCAGCCGCTGGAGGTGCGGTTCATTGAGTACATGCCGTTTGATG GCAACAAATGGAACTTCAAGAAGATGGTGAGTTACCAGGAAATGCTGGACACTATCCGACAGAAGTGGCCGGAGTTAGAGCAAGTCCCTACTGAGATAACCAGCACCTCCAAG GCCTACAAAGTGCCGGGCTTCCAGGGCCAGATCGGGTTCATCACGTCCATGTCTGATCACTTCTGCGGGTCCTGTAATCGGCTGCGGATCACGGCTGATGGCAATCTCAAG GTTTGTCTCTTCGGGAACGCTGAAGTGTCTCTCCGGGACTGGCTGCGTACGGGGGCGAGCGAGGAGGAGCTGGTACAAGTTATTGGGGCGGCTGTCGGGCGTAAGAAGAAGCAGCATGCGG GTATGTTCAGCATCTCCCAGATGAAGAATCGTCCCATGATCCTGATTGGTGGGTGA